GTGTATTATCAACCATGGATTTTGATTCAGTTTGAAGTTTTGTTTCGTTTTTCATGACGTGAAATCTCCTACCGCCCTACACTAATTTATTGAGGGGTAGGTGTCTCACTTACATTGACACAGAGGGGGGATTCGATCAGCCAAGTCTTCATAGAGCTTGTTCATAGCTCTATCCCATGGCGATTAATTGCTTGCTTTACCGATTCTGTCGTCGTCTCAATCTCCACGAAATCAACTCGGCGGTCTCTAAAAATTCCTTCAGCCAATTTCCATGCTTCCCAGTAGTCTTCCCCTGTTAACCCTTCCACCGCAAGGTCTATGTCTGAACTGCGAGTAAACCATGACACATGAGCGAGGGAACCGAACAGGACCACGCGTCGAACTCCAAATCGATCCTTGAGCAAACCAGATACTTCCTTGGCAAGCGACAAGAGTCGATCTCGTTCCTTCTTGGGTGGGGCATCCGGGACGTCCTTAAGAAAGTAAAAACTGGTTGTTCGGTCAACAGCCTGCGCATCAGGTTGGACAGCGGAATATTACCGGTTCTGAAAAGAAAATGAGCGTGATTGCAAAGAAAAGACCAGCCGTAACAGGCTGTCCCGGTTTCAGGAATCAGTCTTGCCAGACGTTCCAGCGAGTCCTCCCGGTCCCTTTTGGTTCTGAATATCTTCCGACGCTCGATTCCACGGATTATCACATGATGAAAAACCCCGCCTCTCCACGCCTCCCCTTACCCGATTCGCCTTGTGCCCATTTTATTCCAGTGAATTTTCTTCACTTGGCACGGCCAAGCCAATATCCAGGTTTACGTTTAGTGTGCGCAACCGCAACGATGCGGATGTGGTCCGGCTCAATGGAATAGATGATAGCAAATGGGAACTTCGGCAAAAGATACCGCCTGAAAGGAGCATGTAGTACACGGTAACGGAATGGAGTCTCCGTAATTTTCTGTATGGCAGACTCAACTGTAAGACGAAAACGACGCCCCAGTTTAGGTTGGCAATCCTCATAGTACTGAACGGAAGATAAAAATTCGGCACGGGCACCGGGATCAAAAATCACAGAAGTCATTTCAACATCTGATCAGCTTCTGCAAATACATCCTGTGCCGCAACGCCCTGACGCTTACCTTCCTTGTATTCCTGATATCGGCGCTCAGCCTCTGCTACCCATGCCACATCCACGTCAGTTAGCACATCTCCGTCAAGAGAACTCAGCAGGCGGTCGGCCAAAAACGCGCGCTCTTGTCGGGAGAGGCTGAGGGCCTCATGCTCTAATTTTTCTAATACGGCAGACATACAAAACCTCCAGGAGAAATTAGTTCGATAATAGAAGATAGCAGGATTTTTCTGGTTTTCCAATGATTGGTTCTTGCTGCGAACGGGCTGTTCACGGGCTGGCGGTTGGCAGCACCGCCTTGGTTAAAAGAAATGGCATTTGCGTTGCTCGGTTGGACAAAGCCGCTCGGCCCAGCCAGTCCGGTGAAGCAGCAAGGTTGGGGGACGGGGGAGGGGACGCTGGTTCTAAAACAACTTGGGCGAGGCCGGAGGGGACGTTGGTTCTAAAACAACTTGTTCTGTATAGTGTCCGCCCTCAGTATACCACCAGGCTGACCTTATTGTCCGCTGAGATTGAGACCCCATAAACGGGTTACTCCAGCACCTGTGTCAGAGAAACCGGGTAATCGAGCCGAGATCCTTACGTTTCTGGTTGAGGCACCAGTTACTTAACACACAAAAGTAGCAAGATAGCAAGAACTAAGAATACCAGGTTTATGGTGGTTTTTATACCAGGTCAAAACTAGTAGTTTGTCTGGAAACTCTTGTCTGGTGCGGGGTTCAGGGTGGTTACGTTACCTGGTGGTGATATGTATCGACCAAGGACAAAAAGTAAATACCTGCCGGAGGGATATTGTTAAGCCAGATCGAGAGCTAACATCGGTGCTCCGACTGGACGGATAGCAGGAGGCCTCCTGGGAGCAAGTGATTGCCGCTGGCAGACAGCTTGTGAGAAATGCGGGCTCGGCTCTTTCTGATTTTCTGACGAACCAGCAGTATCTGGCTCATCGCTGATATAGAGCAATTTCCCTTCGCCATCCTCACGCGGTCGCTGAAGCAGATAGGCCCCGGTACGCCCAAAATATTCCCGTTTCTTCACTTCCGGCAGCAAAGGACGGGGGAACACCAGAGCCCTGCCATTCTTGTTCATTGCTTGTCCTTAATCTGTTTGATGATTTGGTCGAAATCGCTCTCGAAAAGACGATCCTGCACAATGCGGTATTTCTCAAACTCACTTTCCGCGTGGGTCTGAGCAAGCTTGGCGGAAACCTTGCCACTATCCGTCAACAGGTCGCGTTCGGTGAACTCGATAAACTGATCCAATCGTATGGCCCAGTCCTCCATCGTCATGGGAATTTTTCTGAGTGCGCGTTCTTCCGCCAGATCGAGGTAGGCGTTGACGATACGGCCCAAAGATTCGAGTTCTTTCTTAGTGAGGTAGTTTTTGGCGATGGCAACATCCATTTTCAATATTTTCCCATCCGGCGCTTTTTCCCAGGTGCTTAGGCCCATGTGGTCTTTCGTGCTGTCAGCCCGTTGTACGATCAGTTCGGCAGCGGTATGGCCATGGATGGCAAAATGGAGTTTGTTTTGGACCTTTGCAAAGAATGATTTGGTGGTCGGGGCATCTTTGTTGTAGTCCACGCTGGTGGCGTAGATGTCGGTAATTTTCTGATAAAATTTTCGCTCGCTAAGGCGAATCTCCCGGATCTCTTCCAGCAAGCGCTCGAAATAATCCTCGCCAAGGAATGAGCCGTTTTCCATGCGTTTTTTGTCCAGGACATAGCCCTTGATGGCAAATTCCCGCAAAACCTGCGTAGCCCATTGGCGAAACTGGGTCGCCCGAACCGAATTGACCCGGTAGCCCACCGAGATGATGGCGTCCAGGTTGTAGAAATCGACATTCCGAGAAACTTCACGATTTCCTTCAAGTTGAACTATCCGGAATTTCCGGATAGTTGCCTCCGGAATCACTTCGCCCTGCTCAAAAATATTCTTGAGGTGTTCATTGATTGTGCGAACATCCACGTTGAACAAGGTTGCCATCAGCTTTTGAGATAGCCAGATTGTCTCATCCTCATACCGGGCTTCGATACTTTGTTCGCCAGACTGTCCGGTAAAAATCAAGAACTCTGCCGTGCTGTTGCGGATCTGCAGTTTTTTGTCTTTCATGTTTTATTCTCTTCCGGTGCGGGGTCAGGATATCGGGCGGTTTTTTCAGAAGCAAATAGACACCGGTGCGACTAAACTCTTCCCGCTTCTTTATTTTCGGCAGCAAAGGACGTGGAAATCAATCCATGTTACGTCTTATGTTTGGCCGGAGGGGGGAGGGACGTTGTCCCCTTGTCCTGCGGCTGGCCGTGGCTGATTGATTTTCATGTCTACACAAAGCCCCATATCCTTTCCGCCATATACAGCGGAATATTGACAACTTCATATCCCCCATCCAGGTGAATACGCTCATAGGGAGAAGGACTCACCACAATCCCTTTTTTCTGGTCATACATCCTGAGACAAGAAAGGATGCCTTGCAGGTGGGTCTTTTTAATCCGGGTTGCGGCCTTACATTCAATGGGCACCAGAACATCTCCATGCCGCAGAATATATCTATCCTGTGAAGGATACTCAGAAGAATATCTGTTTTCTGCTGAAACACGTCCTTTATTACTATAATATCGGTACGGCCCCTCCTCGCCGTCCGTGAAACAACTGTCCCAAACCGAAGAGGAATCCCGGCAGGAAGACGTCCGGTAATATTTTTCCTGAATAGTGGTCCTGCCCGTGGTGTTGGGCCGGGATCGGTTTAGAACGGCTGCATCACCCAGATCCCGCAGGGGCAGGTGTCGCGGCAGAAACCGCAGGCAATACACTTGTCACCGTCGGACACATATTCATACCCCTCGTCAGTGGGCACCTCGCGCCTGGAGATGGCATGGGTGGGGCAGACGGTTTCGCAGAGATGGCAGTCCCGGCAGTTGCCGCAGGAGAGACAGCGGTCCGCCTCGGCCTTCTGGCTGGTGCCGGCGGGCTCGGGGCAGTAATGCTGCAGGGTCAGGTTGTCGACATCGATCACCCGCTTGGCAAAGGGGTGCCATTCCTCGCCCTTGAGGGTGGCGGCAATGAATCCGGCCGCCTTTTTACCGCCGGCCAGGGCATTGGTGGCCAGGCCCGGCCGTTCCACGTCGCCGATGGCCAGGACCTGCGGGTCAGTGGTAACACCGGCCTCGTCGGCCTTGACCCAGCCGGCCCCGCCCACGTTGATCACCTCCACGCTGTCGGGCAGGAACTGCAGGGCCGGGATGTCGCCGATGGAGATGATCACCGTCTGGGCCGGAATCAGCTCGCCGTCCGAAGTGACCAGCCCCTGGTCGGTAACCTCCTTGGTCATGACCGGCCAGCGGAAGGTCGCGCCCAGGGCCTCGGCCGCTGCCTTTTCCTTGCCAAAGGCCAGCGGCTTCTGGATATCCACCAGGGTGACCTGCTCGGCCCCCAGTTCGTAAGCGTCGCAGGCCACATCGCAGCCCACGTTGCCGGCGCCGATGATCACCACCTGCTTGCCCACCTTGATCGGTTTATCGGTCTTGGCCGCTTTCAGGAAATCCAGGGCCGGGATCACCTTCTCGTGACCTGGAAAGGGGATCTTGCGCGGTTCGTGGGTGCCCACCGCGACGATGACATAGTCGTAGTTCTTTTTGAGTTCAGCGAATTTTTTCTTGGTCATGGTGACCCCGAAGTTGACCGTGATGTTGGGCATGGCCATGAACCGGTCGATCTCGGCGTCCCAGGTGGCCTTGGGCAGCCGGTCCCAGGGGATGACCTGGGCGAGCTTGCCGCCCAGCTTGTCGTCTTTTTCAAAGATATGGGCCTCTATCCCTGCCTGGGCAAGGTGCCAGGCCGCGTTCATCCCGGCCGGTCCGCCGCCGACAATGGCCACCTTTTTGCCGATGCTCGGTCTGGCCTCGGGCGCCGGGGCGTCCTTGATCGCCCGGCCGAGCATGGCCACGTCGATGCTCTGGTCCACCATCTGGCGGGAGCAGCCCTGCATACAGAGGTGGGGGCAGATCGCCCCGCAGACCGAGCCGGGCAGCGGGGTGTGCTTGAGCACCAGTTGGTAGGCCTCCTCTGTCTTGCCTTCCCGGATCAGCCGGAGCCGGTCGATGGTCGGGATATGGATCGGGCAGTAGAAGGTGCAGGGCGCGGCCGCCAGGTGGTTGGCCCAGAAGGGCTGCCGCCGCCGCAGGTCACCGGTCTCGATCAAACCGATCGGGCTGCGGTCCAGGCCCGGGGCCAGGTCGCGCAGGGGGTCGCCGCCGAACGCCTTGTCCCAGATCTTGGCCCGGAACTGGTCCATGGGCATGGGACCGGAAAAGATCAGGGCCCGTTCCTGGGGGGTGATGGCCTTGAGAATTTTCCATTCCTTGCGCACGGTCAGTTTTTTCAGCAGTTCCTTGCGGCCGATGGCCTCGAGATAGCCGGGCATCCGGTCGACCAGCCATTGCCACTGCTCGTCGTCCGGTTCGATTTTCTTGACATTGGTGGTGGAGTAGCTGTTGTCGGTATTGCCGCGAAAGTAGATTATGCCGCCGACCATGCCGACGCAGGGCCGATAGCCGAGCACGTTGTCCGGGGTCTTGGGGTCGATGCCGCAGACCACGCCGAGCCCGCCGCAGTTGAACTCGGCAAAGGTGTCGCCCACCGAACCCAGCACCCAGAGTTCGGGCCGGGCATATTCCGGGTTCCACTTGGTCATGGTCAGGCCGCGGGCGCCGATGGAGCCCCTGATCATCACCTTGCCGTCGGCCATGGCGTTGCAGACGCCGTTGGTGGCATCGCCCAGTACGGTAATCCGGGCGCCGATATTGAGGTAGCCCACGTCGTCCGAGGCCGGCCCCTCGCAGATGATGGTGGTGCCGGGCTGGCCCATGCAGCCCAGCCTCTGGCCGGCCGGGCCCTTTATCCGAAGGTTATAAGGACCGCCCTCGGGCATCAACCGGCCGCCGACATTGTGCTGGCCGCAGGTCTCCAGAATGAGATTGCCCGAGGCCCGGGCCGCGCCCTGCACCTCTTCCTCAAACTCCTTGGAACTCAGACGGCGACCGTTTTTGTCAAGCCCCTTTACCGTTATTGCTTTCGGAGCCCTGGTCTTTTTTTTGGCTGTTTTTCTGCTCGCACTCACTGATATACACCTTGGGAAAAGTCTGTGGGGTCTGGGTTAACAGACATATCTGATCTTCAGCCGTTCGGCCGCGTCGGCATCGTCGATGCCGATGGCGTCGGACATGCCGATGGGCAGGCTCTGGGACCGGCCCAGAGGCGCCATGATCTTTTTCATTTCGGTCCTGATCGCCATGAAGGTGTCAGCCACCCGCTGGGCCACCTGGTCCGGGTCCAGGCGGCGGTAGAGTTTCGGGTTCTGGCTGGTGATCCCCTTGGGGCAGATCCCGACATTGCACACGTTGCAGCGATTGCGCTCGCTGCCCAGACAGCCGGCAGCCGATTGCATGATATACTTGCCGATATGCACCCCCGAGGCGCCCAGCATGATCAGGCCGAGGCCGTTCTGGGTGACGTTGCCGTTCTTGCCCACCCCGCCGGCGGCAAAGAGCGGGATCTCGTTCTGCTTGCCCTGGGCCACCAGGTCGAGATAGCACTCCCGCAGGTTGGAGGCGATGGGATGGCCGGTGGCGTCCATGCTGACATTGTAGGCCGCGCCGGTGCCGCCGTCCACCCCGTCGATCAGCAGGGCCGCGGCATAGGGGTTGCGGACCAGGTTGTTCAACACCGACTTGGCCGAGGTCGAGGCGGAGATCTTGGGATAGACCGGCACCTTGAAGTTCCAGGCCATGGACATGGTCTGGATCATCTTCATCACTGATTCCTCGATGGAGTAGAGGGTCTGGTGCACCGGCGGCGAGGGCAGGTCCACCCCTTCGGGCACCCCGCGCAGCCGGGCGATCAGCTTGCTCACCTTGAACCACATCAACAGGCCGCCGTCGCCGGGCTTGGCGCCCTGGCCGTACTTGATCTCAATGGCGGCCGGATCGCACTGCATCTCCGGGATGGCCCGGATGATCTCGTCCCAGCCGAAATAGCCCGAGGCGATCTGCAGGATGATGTACTTGAGAAAGGGGCTCTTCAGCACCCAGGGCGGGCAGCCGCCCTCGCCGGTGGCCATCACCACCGGGATCTTTAAAACTTCGTTGCAGTATGCCACGCCCTGCAAGAGGCCCAGCCACATATTGGGGGACAGGGCGCCAAAGGACATCGAACCGATCACAAAGGGAAAGATCTCCCGCACCGGCGGAATCCATTCCCCGGTCGCCTGCCTCCTGATATATTCCTCCGGCGGCAGCACCCGGCCCAGCAGGGTGTTCAACGAGAATTCATGGCGGCCGGCGTCCAGGGCCGGATCGGTGAGCATTGAGATCCGGTTGAACATCAGCCGGTCAAGGAGCGACTCCCGGACATTGCGGCGGCCGCCCCGTTTCCAGGCCTCGCCCTTTTCGTTGTGCAGCAGCCGCACCCGCGGGTCATTGGCATTGGGGGCCGGGGCGATGGCCTCGTTGGGACAGACCGAGGCGCACATGCCGCAGCCGATGCAGCGATTGGCCGGCCCGGTCCGCTGCCGGATGCCGGTGAAGACCCGGTACTCGCTGCCCCGTTTTTTCTTGAGAATATCGAGCTTGGGCAGCCGTTGCCTTCTGTAGGTCAGATAGATGGCGCTCTTGGGACAGACGGACGTGCATTTGCCGCACAGGGTGCATCTGTCCTCGCGGTGGTTGATGATCCACTGCAGGTCTATATGGGTCAGGCTGCCTGGTGTAGAGGCAATGGACTGAATTGAGACCATATCGTAAGCTCCTTTCGGTCTGGAGGTATAATGACTGAATGTTCACGCATGGGTTGAAAATCAAGGGACCGGTCCCGGTCCGGGATCATGGCGTCGATCCCGCACATCTCCGAGGCCATGGCCCATTCGCCCGGTTTGCCGCCGACCATGCCGGGCCGCAGTTTCTTATGGTCCTGGACCATCAGGCAGGTCTCGTCCGGCAGGGTGCCGATCACGCAGTTGGGGCCGTCGATGATCAGCCGCCGGCAGACATCGCGCAGCCCGCGCAGGAACTCGCCCTGGGGATGGCGGACCAGTTCCTCGGTCTTCAGCGGGGTGATGATATGCTTGTAGGCCTCAAGGGGCAGATTGAGCTGCTTCAAGGTGTAGTGGAGGATATGGGTAAACACCTCGGAGTCGCTCTGATAGCCGATATAGCCGGGAAAGTGGCGGCCGGTCAACCAGTCCTTGATCGGGATGAAGGCGGTGTTCTCACCATTGGTCATGGTGGCTATCCCCTGGATGAAGAAGGGGTGGCAGGCGTAGAGATTGATCCCCCAGTTGGTGTTCTGCCTTCCCTGGGCCATGACCACCCGGGCGGTGAGCCGATCATCGTTCAGCCCCAGGGCCTCGCCCACCCCCAGGGGCCAGCCCACCTCCTTGATCATGGCCACGTCGGGCCAGAAGGAGAAGACGGTCAGATCGCCGCCGTTGCTTTCCCCGTCGTGGCGCAGGGCCAGCCGGCCGTGCATCAGTTCAGCTTCGGTCTGTTCTTGTCCCAGGTCTTTCCAGGACGCGGGAACCTTGTAGACCCGGAGAAAGTACTTGTGGCGGTCCCGGGCCTCGATCCGGCTGAAATCAACGTTGAATTCGTGGTCATACTTCAGTTGGAACCCCTTGTCGCGCATAAAGGCGTCCACCCGGTGCAGGGCCGCCTCGGTATGGGCGATTCCGGAAAGGATCGGATCCTGGGATTTGTAGGTGAAGTCGGAAAATTTCAGCCCCCGCAGCAACAGACCGAGCCCGCTGCCGTCATATCCCTCCTGCATCGCCTCCATGGCGGTGAGCACGGAATAGGGCGAAAAAGGTTTGCTGGCGGTTTTCAGGGCTAATCGGCACATGATTTTCTCCCCACTTGTTTCTTCAAGGTGTAGATTGTTCGTAACGTACAGGAGTACGCCTGGTTCGCGGGTAATTTTATTAGGCTAAACAAACGGAACAGAGCGAGGCCAGAAACTTTATTATAGATGGAGAAATTAATCAAGCGGGAAACCGCTGGAATTGGAACAAGGGAGATTGTTCGAAGCCGGGAAAAAACAGTGGAAGAGGCCCTGGGCCGCCCGGCTGGTCCTTTTTGGCGGCGTGCGGCGGAAAACCATGCGGATTTGCCCTGGCCGGTATATTTTTCTTGACAGGGACGGAGGTTAATGAGAGATCAGTCATGACTCGGATGCGATGAGGTTGACGACACCGGGACACGGGAGGAGGCAAATGGCAAAGGACGAATGGACCACCGGCAAACTGTTGGGAACTTCCAGCGCCTATTGGCGTTCGTGTACAATACATGCCGGGGTCGAACTGGGCGTTTTTACCATGCTTGGTACCGAAGAGATGAACGCGGACCAGGTGTGCCGGCAACTGGGAGTCGACCGGCGCGGGGTGACCGTGCTGTTGAATGCGCTTGTCGCCCTGGGGCTGCTGGACAAGGAGGGGGATCTTTTCCGCAACACCGGGTTCAGCCGGACCCGGCTGGATCGCTCCTCCGACCGTTATGTCGGTCACATCATTCTCCACCACCATCATCTGGTTGACGGCTGGGCCCAGCTCGACCAGGCCGTGAAAAAGGGGCGGCCGGTGGAGAAACGGTCCTACGGCGAGGAACGGGAACGGCAGAGTTTTCTCCTCGGCATGTTCAACCTGGCCATGGAGATGGCCCCGGAAGTGGCCCGCCGGGTCGACCTTGCCGGCCGCAGGCATCTCCTTGATCTGGGCGGCGGACCGGGGACCTATGCCATTCATTTCTGCCGGGCCAACCCGGATCTTTGCGCCACCATCTTTGACCGGACCACAACCGAGCCCTTTGCCCGCCGGACCGTGGCCCGGTTCGGGCTCTCCGACCGGATCGATTTCGTGGGCGGTGATTTTAATATCGATCCGATTCCCGGTTGCTACGATGTGGCCTGGCTCTCCCACATCCTGCACTCCAACGGCCCGGAGGCCTGTGAGCGGCTGTTGCGGAAGACCGTGGCCGCCATGGAACCCGGCGGGCTGGTGCTGGTGCATGATTTCTTCCTTGACGACACCATGGCCGCGCCGTTGTTCCCGGCCCTGTTTTCCCTGAACATGCTCATCAACAACCCCTCGGGCCGGTCCTATGGCGAGGGTGAGGTGCGGGCGATGCTGGCCCGGGCCGGGGTGGGCCAGGTCGAGCGGTTGCCCTTCCGCGGGGGCAATGATTCCGGAATCCTCAGCGGCACGGTGGCGTAACCGTGCCGACCAAGGTTTTTTCATTGTGAAACAGTCCCCTGTCAGTCCAGAGGCCCGGGCATCGGTCCGGGCGGGCTTCCGCCAGTTGCGCCCCTTTTTTTATACCTACCGGCGCCGGCTGATCCTGGGCTTTGTCGCCCTGCTGGCAGTGGATTTTCTCCAGCTCTCCATCCCCCGGGTGATCAAGCGGGCAGTGGACGGCCTCCAGGCCGGGACCGCCACTCAAAGCGGGCTCCTGCAATACGGCCTGGTGATTGTCCTGCTTGCCCTGGGGATCGCTTTATTCCGGTTCGGCTGGCGTTACTGTCTGCTCGGTTTTTCCCGGCTGGTGGAACGGGATATCCGCGAGCGGTTCTTTGCCCATCTGCTGACCCTGGATCGCGGTTTTTTCCAGCGCAGGAGCACCGGCGAGATCATGGCCCTGTCATCCAACGATCTGGCCGCGGTCCAGCTCGCCTGCGGCATGGGGCTGGTGGCCTTTGTCGATGCGGTGGTGATGAGTGTCGCCGCCCTGGGCTTCATGCTCTATATCCAGCCGCTGCTCACCCTGGCCGCGGTGGCGCCGATGCCGGTGCTGGCCCTGCTTACCCGGCTGCTCTCGGCCCGGCTCCATCACCGGTTCCAGAAGGTGCAGGAGCAGTTCTCGCATATCACCGAATTCGTCCGTACCACCCTTGCCTCAATACGGCTGCTCAAGGCCTATACCCAGGAACGGTTGCAGACCGCCCGGTTCGACCGGCTGGGGCGGACCTATATCCGGGACAATCTGCGGCTGGCCATGGTCCAGGGCACCCTGTTCCCGGTGGCCGGGCTGGTCGGAAATCTCTCGCTCCTGCTGATCCTCTATTTCGGCGGCCGGTTCACCATCCAGGAACGGATCACGGCCGGTGACTTCGTGGCCTTCATGACCTATCTGGCCATGCTCACCTGGCCGATGATGGCATTGGGCTGGGTGGCCAACCTGTTCCAGCGCGGCGTCACCTCGTTGGCCCGGATCCGGGAACTGCTCGATGAGCGGCCGGCACTTGTTGACTCCGGCCGGGTCCGGACCGGAATCAAACGGCTCAAGGGCCGGGTAACCGTATCTGACCTGCACTTTACCTATGCGGGCCGGACCGCGCCGGCCCTGGCCGGGGTCTCCCTTGACCTCACCCCTGGTATCTGGGGCCTGGTGGGCCGCACCGGTTGCGGCAAGACCACCCTCTGTCAACTCCTGGCCCGGGTCTATGCCCTGCCCAGGGGCGTACTGTTCTACGACGGAATCGATGTCAACGATCTGTCCCTGGCCGCGGTCCGTTCCAGCATCGCCTATGTGCCCCAGAACATGGTCCTGTTCTCCGACACCGTGGCCGCCAATATCGCCATGGGCTGTGCCGAGGCCGGCCGGGAGGAGATCGAGGATGCGGCCCGGGCCGCGGTGATCCACGATGAGATCATGGCCATGGAAAAGGGCTATGCGACCAGGATCGGTGAGCGGGGAGTCAAGCTCTCCGGCGGTCAGCGTCAGCGGATCGCCCTGGCCCGGGCCCTGCTCCTGGACCGGCCGCTGTTTATTCTGGACGACGGCCTGTCGGCCGTGGATATGGAGACCGAGCAGACCATTATCCGCTCCATCGGCGCCTATCTCAAGGGCCGCACCTGCCTGATCGTCTCGCACCGGGTCGCGCCCCTGATCGACGCCGACACCATCCTGGTCATGGAGCAGGGGCGGATCGTGGCCCAGGGCGCCCATGGGCGGTTGCTTGTTGAAAGCCCCTATTATGCCGCCATCTTCCATCATCAACAGGCCGGAACAACCGGGGAGGGGTGATGCACCACGATTTCGGCTATTCCGAGGATGACAGGCTTGTCCCGTTGAGCGATCTCGGGCTCTGGCAAAGGATCGCCGGGTATGTCCGGCCCTTCTGGCCGGGGGTGGCCGCGGCAGTGGTCCTTTCCCTGCTGATCACCGGTTCCGGCCTGGCCCTGCCCTACCTGGTCGGGGTCGGTATCGACCGCTATATCGTCAACCGGGATCTGGCCCTTGAGGCGCGTTTCGCAGGGCTTGCCCGGGTGGCGCTGCCCTTTCTCGGCCTGGTCATCCTCAACTTTGTCGCCAACTTTCTCCAGGTGACCCTGCTGGAGTGGACCGGCCAGAACATCATGCACCGGCTGCGCCAGGACCTGTTCAGCCACCTGCTCACCCTTGATCTGCCCTTTTTCCAGAACAACCCGGTGGGCCGGCTGGTGACCCGGCTGACCAACGATATCCAGAACATGCACGAGATGTTCACCTCGGTGATCGTCACCCTGTTCAATGACCTGAGCCGGCTGGTCGCCATCCTGGGGGTGCTGTTCTGGATGAACTGGCGGCTGGCCCTGCTCATCTGTCTGCTGCTGCCGGTCATCTTCGGCAATATTTTCTGGTTCAGCCGTCTGGCCCGCAAGGCGTTCCGGGCGATCCGCACCAGCCTGGCCCGGCTCAACTCCTATCTCCAGGAGAGCGTCAGCGGTCTTGCGATCATCCAGCTTTTCCTGCGGGAGCGGGATGCCGGGGCCCGTTTCCGCGAGCTGAACCGGGAATATTACCGTCACTCCCTGCACCAGATCACCATCTTCGGGATATTCATGCCCCTGATCGAGATGCTGTCCACCGTGGCCATCGGCATGGTGATCTGGTACGGCGGCAACGAGATCATCCGGGGCCGGATGAGCCTTGGGGTACTGGTGGCCTTCCTCTTTTACATGCGTCTCTTTTTTCAACCCCTGCGGGAACTCTCGCAGAAATATTCCATTGTCCAGTCGGCCATGGCCTCGGCGGAGCGGATCTTTCAACTGCAGGATACCGAGCCCGGCCTGGCAATACCGGCCGCGCCCCTGCGGCCGGAACAGGTCCAGGGGGCAGTGGAGTTCGACCGGGTATGTTTCGGCTATGATCCCGGGCGGCCGGTGCTTGATGATTTTTCCCTGCTGGTCCGGCCCGGCGAGACCCTGGCGGTGATCGGGGCCACCGGTGCGGGAAAGAGTACCCTGATCAACCTGCTCGAACGGTTCTACGACCCGGACCAGGGCGAGATCCGGCTTGACGGTATCGACCTGCGCCGGCTTGATCCGCTCTGGCTCCGGGAGCGGATCGGCCTGGTGATGCAGGATGTCTTTTTAATCCCGGATACGGTTAAGGAGAATATCCTGCTGGGCCGGGAGATCGGGCCGGAATCATTGAACCGGGTGGTGGAGCAGGCCCGGTTGACCGGGGTGGTTGCCCAACTGCCCCAGGGGCTTGCCACCCGGATCGGCGAGGGCGGGCTTGAACTCTCGGCCGGCCAGCGGCAGTTGCTGGCCCTGGCCCGGGTCCTGGCCCGGGACCCGCGGATCCTGGTGCTGGACGAGGCCACCTCCAACGTGGATACCGAGACCGAGATCCTGGTCGAGCGGGCCCTGGAACAGGCCATGGCCGGCCGGACCTGCATCATCATCGCCCACCGGCTGTCCACGGTGCGGCGGGCCGACCGGATTCTGGTCATGGACCAGG
This portion of the Desulfobacterales bacterium genome encodes:
- a CDS encoding virulence RhuM family protein, which gives rise to MKDKKLQIRNSTAEFLIFTGQSGEQSIEARYEDETIWLSQKLMATLFNVDVRTINEHLKNIFEQGEVIPEATIRKFRIVQLEGNREVSRNVDFYNLDAIISVGYRVNSVRATQFRQWATQVLREFAIKGYVLDKKRMENGSFLGEDYFERLLEEIREIRLSERKFYQKITDIYATSVDYNKDAPTTKSFFAKVQNKLHFAIHGHTAAELIVQRADSTKDHMGLSTWEKAPDGKILKMDVAIAKNYLTKKELESLGRIVNAYLDLAEERALRKIPMTMEDWAIRLDQFIEFTERDLLTDSGKVSAKLAQTHAESEFEKYRIVQDRLFESDFDQIIKQIKDKQ
- a CDS encoding FAD-dependent oxidoreductase, with amino-acid sequence MSASRKTAKKKTRAPKAITVKGLDKNGRRLSSKEFEEEVQGAARASGNLILETCGQHNVGGRLMPEGGPYNLRIKGPAGQRLGCMGQPGTTIICEGPASDDVGYLNIGARITVLGDATNGVCNAMADGKVMIRGSIGARGLTMTKWNPEYARPELWVLGSVGDTFAEFNCGGLGVVCGIDPKTPDNVLGYRPCVGMVGGIIYFRGNTDNSYSTTNVKKIEPDDEQWQWLVDRMPGYLEAIGRKELLKKLTVRKEWKILKAITPQERALIFSGPMPMDQFRAKIWDKAFGGDPLRDLAPGLDRSPIGLIETGDLRRRQPFWANHLAAAPCTFYCPIHIPTIDRLRLIREGKTEEAYQLVLKHTPLPGSVCGAICPHLCMQGCSRQMVDQSIDVAMLGRAIKDAPAPEARPSIGKKVAIVGGGPAGMNAAWHLAQAGIEAHIFEKDDKLGGKLAQVIPWDRLPKATWDAEIDRFMAMPNITVNFGVTMTKKKFAELKKNYDYVIVAVGTHEPRKIPFPGHEKVIPALDFLKAAKTDKPIKVGKQVVIIGAGNVGCDVACDAYELGAEQVTLVDIQKPLAFGKEKAAAEALGATFRWPVMTKEVTDQGLVTSDGELIPAQTVIISIGDIPALQFLPDSVEVINVGGAGWVKADEAGVTTDPQVLAIGDVERPGLATNALAGGKKAAGFIAATLKGEEWHPFAKRVIDVDNLTLQHYCPEPAGTSQKAEADRCLSCGNCRDCHLCETVCPTHAISRREVPTDEGYEYVSDGDKCIACGFCRDTCPCGIWVMQPF
- a CDS encoding nucleotidyltransferase domain-containing protein, translated to MSLAKEVSGLLKDRFGVRRVVLFGSLAHVSWFTRSSDIDLAVEGLTGEDYWEAWKLAEGIFRDRRVDFVEIETTTESVKQAINRHGIEL
- a CDS encoding glutamate synthase-related protein, with protein sequence MVSIQSIASTPGSLTHIDLQWIINHREDRCTLCGKCTSVCPKSAIYLTYRRQRLPKLDILKKKRGSEYRVFTGIRQRTGPANRCIGCGMCASVCPNEAIAPAPNANDPRVRLLHNEKGEAWKRGGRRNVRESLLDRLMFNRISMLTDPALDAGRHEFSLNTLLGRVLPPEEYIRRQATGEWIPPVREIFPFVIGSMSFGALSPNMWLGLLQGVAYCNEVLKIPVVMATGEGGCPPWVLKSPFLKYIILQIASGYFGWDEIIRAIPEMQCDPAAIEIKYGQGAKPGDGGLLMWFKVSKLIARLRGVPEGVDLPSPPVHQTLYSIEESVMKMIQTMSMAWNFKVPVYPKISASTSAKSVLNNLVRNPYAAALLIDGVDGGTGAAYNVSMDATGHPIASNLRECYLDLVAQGKQNEIPLFAAGGVGKNGNVTQNGLGLIMLGASGVHIGKYIMQSAAGCLGSERNRCNVCNVGICPKGITSQNPKLYRRLDPDQVAQRVADTFMAIRTEMKKIMAPLGRSQSLPIGMSDAIGIDDADAAERLKIRYVC
- a CDS encoding addiction module protein, translated to MENQKNPAIFYYRTNFSWRFCMSAVLEKLEHEALSLSRQERAFLADRLLSSLDGDVLTDVDVAWVAEAERRYQEYKEGKRQGVAAQDVFAEADQMLK